The proteins below come from a single Cannabis sativa cultivar Pink pepper isolate KNU-18-1 chromosome 3, ASM2916894v1, whole genome shotgun sequence genomic window:
- the LOC115709070 gene encoding LOW QUALITY PROTEIN: scopoletin 8-hydroxylase (The sequence of the model RefSeq protein was modified relative to this genomic sequence to represent the inferred CDS: deleted 2 bases in 1 codon) — protein sequence MEPTFNDEKSLFNFVVRDGNGVKGLVDLGVTKVPKRYVQPPKERIEKTNNNNNNPTAAPIDLSKLDGPDREEAAEEIFRAAESVGFFQVVNHGVPLELLESLKKAAFRFFEQEAEKKAVFLKGVSPSPHVKYGTSFVPEKEVALEWKDYVSMVYTNDEDALAYWPQYCKEVSLEYLKTSINMVKKILEVLITKLGVPIEESSEIIEAMIGLKMVNMNYYPACPNPELTVGVGRHSDMGALTVLLQDGIGGLYVKIEGEEGPWMEIPPISGALVINVGDTLQIMSNGRYKSAEHRVRTTSKESRVSVPIFTIPKPNQKIGPLAQAVDRDGSPRYREVLFQHYMANFFGNAHDGKNSLQFAHIH from the exons ATGGAACCAACTTTCAACGATGAAAAATCTCTATTCAATTTTGTTGTTAGAGATGGAAATGGTGTGAAAGGCCTAGTCGATTTAGGTGTGACAAAAGTACCAAAACGGTACGTGCAACCACCGAAGGAGCGCATAGAGAAGaccaataataacaataataatccCACA GCCGCCCCGATAGACCTGTCGAAATTGGACGGTCCTGATCGCGAGGAAGCGGCCGAGGAGATCTTTAGGGCGGCGGAGAGTGTGGGATTTTTTCAAGTGGTGAATCATGGAGTGCCGTTGGAGCTTCTCGAATCGCTTAAAAAGGCGGCGTTTCGGTTTTTTGAACAAGAGGCTGAGAAGAAGGCTGTGTTTTTAAAAGGGGTTAGTCCAAGTCCACATGTTAAGTATGGGACAAGCTTTGTGCCGGAGAAAGAAGTTGCTTTGGAGTGGAAAGATTATGTTAGTATGGTTTATACCAATGATGAGGATGCTCTAGCTTATTGGCCCCAATATTGCAA GGAAGTGTCACTTGAGTATCTAAAAACATCAATAAACATGGTGAAAAAAATCCTTGAAGTTCTCATTACTAAGCTTGGAGTGCCCATAGAGGAGTCCTCAGAGATTATTGAAGCTATGATTGGTCTCAAAATGGTGAACATGAATTACTATCCGGCATGCCCTAATCCGGAGCTAACCGTTGGCGTCGGTCGCCACTCGGACATGGGAGCCCTAACAGTGTTGCTACAAGATGGAATTGGTGGactatatgtgaaaattgaagGAGAGGAAGGGCCATGGATGGAGATCCCTCCTATTTCTGGTGCTTTGGTCATTAATGTTGGTGATACATTACAG ataatgaGCAATGGAAGGTACAAGAGTGCAGAACACAGGGTGAGAACGACAAGCAAAGAATCAAGAGTGTCAGTCCCAATATTCACCATCCCAAAGCCAAACCAGAAGATTGGACCCCTGGCTCAGGCGGTGGACAGAGATGGGTCCCCTCGCTATAGAGAGGTTCTCTTTCAACATTATATGGCTAACTTTTTTGGGAATGCACATGATGGAAAGAACTCACTTCAGTTTGCCCATATTCATTAA
- the LOC115710004 gene encoding molybdenum cofactor sulfurase isoform X1 → MDSHKDSFLKDFKDLYGYPNSPNTIDEIRATHFKRLDGLVYLDHAGATLYSELQMEAIFKDLSSNVYGNPHSQSDSSSATSDIVREARQQVLDFCKASPKEYSCIFTSGATAALKLVGEAFPWSHESCYMYTIENHNSVLGIREYALKQGAAAFAIDIEEDAHDSTSMRILQHQVQRRNEAKFLQEERTGNAYNLFAFPSECNFSGSRFNLNLVKRMKEDSARILEGSPFCNGHWMVLIDAAKGGATEPPDLSQYSADFVVLSMYKLFGYPTGIGALIVRNDAAKLLKKTYFSGGTVAASIADIDFVIRRKGIEELFEDGTVSFLSIASLSHGFKILNSLTISAINQHTTSLARYVRKVLLSLQHENGISVCKLYGTSASKVLHHELGPIISFNLKRPDGSWYGYREVEKLASLSGIQLRTGCFCNPGACAKYLGLSHTDLLSNIEAGHVCWDDYDIVHGKPTGAVRVSFGYMSTYEDAKKFVDFIKDSFVALPKQTARLYKKDDEARLPIAKIGLRSIIIYPIKSCAGFSAESWPLSNNGLRYDREWLLTSLTGEVLTQKKVPEMCFVSTFVDLNLGILYVESPRCKVRLAIKLISDSDNGVRNEINVHGQRCEVQGYDNEVNSWFSTALDRPCTLSRCSSSNYNFCMNKNKNIGMCIAEQSISNFANEAQFLLISEESIFDLNNRISTRDVQKGTEGASFKVNPMRFRPNLVISGGEPYAEDGWKNLRIRNKYFSSLGGCNRCQMINIVHRDGQVQKSNEPLATLASYRRDKGKILFGILLRYENSDGDQVQDNDIWVQVGDEVHPNCI, encoded by the exons ATGGATTCCCACAAGGATTCCTTTCTCAAAGACTTCAAGGACCTCTATGGTTACCCCAACTCTCCCAATACCATTGACGAAATCCGAGCTACCCACTTCAAACGATTAGATG GTCTTGTATATTTGGATCATGCTGGAGCTACTTTGTACTCTGAGTTGCAAATGGAAGCAATCTTTAAAGATCTCTCTTCCAATGTTTATGGAAATCCCC ATAGCCAAAGTGATTCTAGCTCTGCCACTTCTGATATAGTTAGGGAAGCCCGTCAACAG GTACTGGACTTTTGCAAAGCTTCTCCTAAAGAGTACAGCTGCATATTCACATCTGGGGCGACTGCGGCTTTGAAGTTGGTAGGAGAGGCTTTTCCATGGAGTCATGAAAGTTGTTATATGTACACAATTGAGAATCACAATAGTGTCCTTGGGATTAGAGA ATATGCTTTAAAACAAGGAGCTGCAGCTTTTGCAATAGACATTGAAGAGGATGCACATGATAGCACATCTATGAGAATATTACAGCACCAGGTACAACGGAGAAATGAGGCTAAATTTCTTCAGGAGGAACGAACAG GTAATGCGTATAACTTATTTGCCTTTCCATCAGAATGCAATTTCTCAGGCTCGAGGTTCAACCTTAATTTGGTGAAGAGGATGAAAGAAGATTCTGCTAGAATTTTGGAAGGCTCGCCGTTCTGCAA TGGGCATTGGATGGTTTTGATTGATGCTGCAAAAGGAGGTGCTACGGAACCACCAGATTTATCCCAGTATTCAGcagattttgttgttttatctaTGTATAAG CTATTTGGGTATCCAACTGGAATTGGAGCTCTCATTGTTCGAAATG ATGCTGCAAAATTATTGAAGAAGACCTACTTTAGTGGAG GCACAGTTGCTGCGTCTATTGCTGATATTGACTTTGTTATAAGAAGAAAAGGCATTGAGGAGCTGTTTGAGGATGGGACCGTTTCTTTTCTAAGCATTGCATCTCTTAGCCATGGGTTTAAAATTCTCAATTCCCTTACCATTTCTGCCATAAACCA GCATACAACCTCACTCGCTAGGTATGTGCGAAAGGTACTACTGTCCTTACAACATGAAAATGGAATCAGCGTTTGCAAACTTTATGGAACTTCAGCATCAAAG GTTTTACATCATGAACTTGGCCCAATAATCTCATTCAATTTGAAAAGGCCAGATGGTTCTTGGTATGGATACCGTGAAGTTGAAAAACTAGCATCTTTGTCAGGAATCCAATTACGG ACAGGTTGTTTTTGCAACCCTGGTGCATGTGCAAAATATCTTGGATTATCTCACACGGATCTTCTCTCAAATATTGAG GCTGGCCATGTTTGCTGGGATGATTATGACATAGTTCATGGGAAGCCAACTGGAGCAGTGAGAGTGTCCTTTGGCTATATGTCAACATACGAAGATGCCAAG AAATTTGTTGATTTCATTAAAGATTCCTTTGTAGCATTACCAAAGCAAACTGCAAGATTGTACAAGAAAG ATGATGAAGCCAGACTCCCAATTGCTAAAATTGGCCTCAGATCTATTATTATCTACCCAATCAAATCATGTGCAGGATTTAGCGCAGAAAGTTGGCCTCTAAGCAATAATG GTCTACGGTACGACCGTGAATGGCTTCTTACAAGCCTTACTGGTGAAGTTCTTACACAAAAGAAG GTCCCTGAAATGTGCTTTGTAAGTACTTTTGTCGACCTCAATCTTGGAATATTGTATGTAGAGTCCCCACGCTGTAAAGTGAGGCTGGCTATCAAACTTATTTCAGATTCAGATAATGGTGTGAGAAATGAAATTAATGTCCACGGGCAGAG ATGTGAAGTTCAAGGTTACGACAATGAAGTCAATAGTTGGTTCAGCACTGCCCTTGACCGACCATGCACTTTATCCCGCTGTTCTAGTTCCAATTACAATTTTTGTATGAATAAGAACAAAAACATTGGCATGTGCATAGCTGAGCAAAGTATATCAAATTTTGCAAATGAAGCTCAGTTCTTATTAATATCAGAAGAAAGCATATTTGATCTCAACAACAGAATAAGTACAA GAGATGTGCAAAAGGGTACTGAAGGAGCTTCATTCAAAGTCAATCCAATGAGATTTCGGCCTAACCTAGTCATATCCGGAGGGGAACCATATGCTGAAGATGGGTGGAAAAATCTCAGAATCCGGAACAAATATTTCAGT TCTTTAGGTGGATGCAATCGTTGTCAAATGATCAACATTGTTCATAGAGATGGACAAGTACAAAAATCAAATGAACCTTTGGCTACTTTAGCATCATATAGGAGGGACAAG GGAAAGATCTTGTTTGGGATACTTTTGAGATATGAGAATAGTGATGGAGATCAAGTACAAGACAATGATATATGGGTTCAAGTTGGTGATGAAGTACATCCAAATTGCATTTAG
- the LOC115710004 gene encoding molybdenum cofactor sulfurase isoform X2, producing the protein MDSHKDSFLKDFKDLYGYPNSPNTIDEIRATHFKRLDGLVYLDHAGATLYSELQMEAIFKDLSSNVYGNPHSQSDSSSATSDIVREARQQVLDFCKASPKEYSCIFTSGATAALKLVGEAFPWSHESCYMYTIENHNSVLGIREYALKQGAAAFAIDIEEDAHDSTSMRILQHQVQRRNEAKFLQEERTGNAYNLFAFPSECNFSGSRFNLNLVKRMKEDSARILEGSPFCNGHWMVLIDAAKGGATEPPDLSQYSADFVVLSMYKLFGYPTGIGALIVRNDAAKLLKKTYFSGGTVAASIADIDFVIRRKGIEELFEDGTVSFLSIASLSHGFKILNSLTISAINQHTTSLARYVRKVLLSLQHENGISVCKLYGTSASKVLHHELGPIISFNLKRPDGSWYGYREVEKLASLSGIQLRTGCFCNPGACAKYLGLSHTDLLSNIEAGHVCWDDYDIVHGKPTGAVRVSFGYMSTYEDAKKFVDFIKDSFVALPKQTARLYKKDDEARLPIAKIGLRSIIIYPIKSCAGFSAESWPLSNNGLRYDREWLLTSLTGEVLTQKKVPEMCFVSTFVDLNLGILYVESPRCKVRLAIKLISDSDNGVRNEINVHGQRCEVQGYDNEVNSWFSTALDRPCTLSRCSSSNYNFCMNKNKNIGMCIAEQSISNFANEAQFLLISEESIFDLNNRISTRISGVIW; encoded by the exons ATGGATTCCCACAAGGATTCCTTTCTCAAAGACTTCAAGGACCTCTATGGTTACCCCAACTCTCCCAATACCATTGACGAAATCCGAGCTACCCACTTCAAACGATTAGATG GTCTTGTATATTTGGATCATGCTGGAGCTACTTTGTACTCTGAGTTGCAAATGGAAGCAATCTTTAAAGATCTCTCTTCCAATGTTTATGGAAATCCCC ATAGCCAAAGTGATTCTAGCTCTGCCACTTCTGATATAGTTAGGGAAGCCCGTCAACAG GTACTGGACTTTTGCAAAGCTTCTCCTAAAGAGTACAGCTGCATATTCACATCTGGGGCGACTGCGGCTTTGAAGTTGGTAGGAGAGGCTTTTCCATGGAGTCATGAAAGTTGTTATATGTACACAATTGAGAATCACAATAGTGTCCTTGGGATTAGAGA ATATGCTTTAAAACAAGGAGCTGCAGCTTTTGCAATAGACATTGAAGAGGATGCACATGATAGCACATCTATGAGAATATTACAGCACCAGGTACAACGGAGAAATGAGGCTAAATTTCTTCAGGAGGAACGAACAG GTAATGCGTATAACTTATTTGCCTTTCCATCAGAATGCAATTTCTCAGGCTCGAGGTTCAACCTTAATTTGGTGAAGAGGATGAAAGAAGATTCTGCTAGAATTTTGGAAGGCTCGCCGTTCTGCAA TGGGCATTGGATGGTTTTGATTGATGCTGCAAAAGGAGGTGCTACGGAACCACCAGATTTATCCCAGTATTCAGcagattttgttgttttatctaTGTATAAG CTATTTGGGTATCCAACTGGAATTGGAGCTCTCATTGTTCGAAATG ATGCTGCAAAATTATTGAAGAAGACCTACTTTAGTGGAG GCACAGTTGCTGCGTCTATTGCTGATATTGACTTTGTTATAAGAAGAAAAGGCATTGAGGAGCTGTTTGAGGATGGGACCGTTTCTTTTCTAAGCATTGCATCTCTTAGCCATGGGTTTAAAATTCTCAATTCCCTTACCATTTCTGCCATAAACCA GCATACAACCTCACTCGCTAGGTATGTGCGAAAGGTACTACTGTCCTTACAACATGAAAATGGAATCAGCGTTTGCAAACTTTATGGAACTTCAGCATCAAAG GTTTTACATCATGAACTTGGCCCAATAATCTCATTCAATTTGAAAAGGCCAGATGGTTCTTGGTATGGATACCGTGAAGTTGAAAAACTAGCATCTTTGTCAGGAATCCAATTACGG ACAGGTTGTTTTTGCAACCCTGGTGCATGTGCAAAATATCTTGGATTATCTCACACGGATCTTCTCTCAAATATTGAG GCTGGCCATGTTTGCTGGGATGATTATGACATAGTTCATGGGAAGCCAACTGGAGCAGTGAGAGTGTCCTTTGGCTATATGTCAACATACGAAGATGCCAAG AAATTTGTTGATTTCATTAAAGATTCCTTTGTAGCATTACCAAAGCAAACTGCAAGATTGTACAAGAAAG ATGATGAAGCCAGACTCCCAATTGCTAAAATTGGCCTCAGATCTATTATTATCTACCCAATCAAATCATGTGCAGGATTTAGCGCAGAAAGTTGGCCTCTAAGCAATAATG GTCTACGGTACGACCGTGAATGGCTTCTTACAAGCCTTACTGGTGAAGTTCTTACACAAAAGAAG GTCCCTGAAATGTGCTTTGTAAGTACTTTTGTCGACCTCAATCTTGGAATATTGTATGTAGAGTCCCCACGCTGTAAAGTGAGGCTGGCTATCAAACTTATTTCAGATTCAGATAATGGTGTGAGAAATGAAATTAATGTCCACGGGCAGAG ATGTGAAGTTCAAGGTTACGACAATGAAGTCAATAGTTGGTTCAGCACTGCCCTTGACCGACCATGCACTTTATCCCGCTGTTCTAGTTCCAATTACAATTTTTGTATGAATAAGAACAAAAACATTGGCATGTGCATAGCTGAGCAAAGTATATCAAATTTTGCAAATGAAGCTCAGTTCTTATTAATATCAGAAGAAAGCATATTTGATCTCAACAACAGAATAAGTACAA GGATATCTGGAGTTATCTGgtga
- the LOC115710004 gene encoding molybdenum cofactor sulfurase isoform X3: MILPLLFSPIMNPLILLYALKQGAAAFAIDIEEDAHDSTSMRILQHQVQRRNEAKFLQEERTGNAYNLFAFPSECNFSGSRFNLNLVKRMKEDSARILEGSPFCNGHWMVLIDAAKGGATEPPDLSQYSADFVVLSMYKLFGYPTGIGALIVRNDAAKLLKKTYFSGGTVAASIADIDFVIRRKGIEELFEDGTVSFLSIASLSHGFKILNSLTISAINQHTTSLARYVRKVLLSLQHENGISVCKLYGTSASKVLHHELGPIISFNLKRPDGSWYGYREVEKLASLSGIQLRTGCFCNPGACAKYLGLSHTDLLSNIEAGHVCWDDYDIVHGKPTGAVRVSFGYMSTYEDAKKFVDFIKDSFVALPKQTARLYKKDDEARLPIAKIGLRSIIIYPIKSCAGFSAESWPLSNNGLRYDREWLLTSLTGEVLTQKKVPEMCFVSTFVDLNLGILYVESPRCKVRLAIKLISDSDNGVRNEINVHGQRCEVQGYDNEVNSWFSTALDRPCTLSRCSSSNYNFCMNKNKNIGMCIAEQSISNFANEAQFLLISEESIFDLNNRISTRDVQKGTEGASFKVNPMRFRPNLVISGGEPYAEDGWKNLRIRNKYFSSLGGCNRCQMINIVHRDGQVQKSNEPLATLASYRRDKGKILFGILLRYENSDGDQVQDNDIWVQVGDEVHPNCI; the protein is encoded by the exons ATGATCTTACCTCTATTATTTTCCCCAATCATGAATCCTTTGATCTTGTT ATATGCTTTAAAACAAGGAGCTGCAGCTTTTGCAATAGACATTGAAGAGGATGCACATGATAGCACATCTATGAGAATATTACAGCACCAGGTACAACGGAGAAATGAGGCTAAATTTCTTCAGGAGGAACGAACAG GTAATGCGTATAACTTATTTGCCTTTCCATCAGAATGCAATTTCTCAGGCTCGAGGTTCAACCTTAATTTGGTGAAGAGGATGAAAGAAGATTCTGCTAGAATTTTGGAAGGCTCGCCGTTCTGCAA TGGGCATTGGATGGTTTTGATTGATGCTGCAAAAGGAGGTGCTACGGAACCACCAGATTTATCCCAGTATTCAGcagattttgttgttttatctaTGTATAAG CTATTTGGGTATCCAACTGGAATTGGAGCTCTCATTGTTCGAAATG ATGCTGCAAAATTATTGAAGAAGACCTACTTTAGTGGAG GCACAGTTGCTGCGTCTATTGCTGATATTGACTTTGTTATAAGAAGAAAAGGCATTGAGGAGCTGTTTGAGGATGGGACCGTTTCTTTTCTAAGCATTGCATCTCTTAGCCATGGGTTTAAAATTCTCAATTCCCTTACCATTTCTGCCATAAACCA GCATACAACCTCACTCGCTAGGTATGTGCGAAAGGTACTACTGTCCTTACAACATGAAAATGGAATCAGCGTTTGCAAACTTTATGGAACTTCAGCATCAAAG GTTTTACATCATGAACTTGGCCCAATAATCTCATTCAATTTGAAAAGGCCAGATGGTTCTTGGTATGGATACCGTGAAGTTGAAAAACTAGCATCTTTGTCAGGAATCCAATTACGG ACAGGTTGTTTTTGCAACCCTGGTGCATGTGCAAAATATCTTGGATTATCTCACACGGATCTTCTCTCAAATATTGAG GCTGGCCATGTTTGCTGGGATGATTATGACATAGTTCATGGGAAGCCAACTGGAGCAGTGAGAGTGTCCTTTGGCTATATGTCAACATACGAAGATGCCAAG AAATTTGTTGATTTCATTAAAGATTCCTTTGTAGCATTACCAAAGCAAACTGCAAGATTGTACAAGAAAG ATGATGAAGCCAGACTCCCAATTGCTAAAATTGGCCTCAGATCTATTATTATCTACCCAATCAAATCATGTGCAGGATTTAGCGCAGAAAGTTGGCCTCTAAGCAATAATG GTCTACGGTACGACCGTGAATGGCTTCTTACAAGCCTTACTGGTGAAGTTCTTACACAAAAGAAG GTCCCTGAAATGTGCTTTGTAAGTACTTTTGTCGACCTCAATCTTGGAATATTGTATGTAGAGTCCCCACGCTGTAAAGTGAGGCTGGCTATCAAACTTATTTCAGATTCAGATAATGGTGTGAGAAATGAAATTAATGTCCACGGGCAGAG ATGTGAAGTTCAAGGTTACGACAATGAAGTCAATAGTTGGTTCAGCACTGCCCTTGACCGACCATGCACTTTATCCCGCTGTTCTAGTTCCAATTACAATTTTTGTATGAATAAGAACAAAAACATTGGCATGTGCATAGCTGAGCAAAGTATATCAAATTTTGCAAATGAAGCTCAGTTCTTATTAATATCAGAAGAAAGCATATTTGATCTCAACAACAGAATAAGTACAA GAGATGTGCAAAAGGGTACTGAAGGAGCTTCATTCAAAGTCAATCCAATGAGATTTCGGCCTAACCTAGTCATATCCGGAGGGGAACCATATGCTGAAGATGGGTGGAAAAATCTCAGAATCCGGAACAAATATTTCAGT TCTTTAGGTGGATGCAATCGTTGTCAAATGATCAACATTGTTCATAGAGATGGACAAGTACAAAAATCAAATGAACCTTTGGCTACTTTAGCATCATATAGGAGGGACAAG GGAAAGATCTTGTTTGGGATACTTTTGAGATATGAGAATAGTGATGGAGATCAAGTACAAGACAATGATATATGGGTTCAAGTTGGTGATGAAGTACATCCAAATTGCATTTAG